A portion of the Adhaeribacter radiodurans genome contains these proteins:
- a CDS encoding GSCFA domain-containing protein, with protein MSNHVPSVQTDQPVKIPVNKKRLLLFKVMALLVPFLLLLLLEGYLRLIGYGHDLSLFVEDPQKKGFLVMNKHASEKYFTKAENATIGNQEIFRQVKTPGTFRVFVLGESTTIGYPYFYNGSFHRWLQYRLMHTFPEKNFEIINVSLTAVNSYTVLGFAREIVNFEPDAVLVYTGHNEYYGALGVGSTSTIASNPYLVRFILKLREFRLTQLISQIVMGIKKSLTIQKVDLRENLMKRMAARQQIVYNSKEYNLGVEQFKTNVNALCRLLSQHHVPVFISNLVSNEKDLKPFISLPGNSAKSAQYLYQQATDAYNQKNFKKAKQLYIQAKEMDLLRFRAPEALNLFIQELPAKYPGVHLVDAKKSFEQHSPQGIIGKETILEHVHPNLYGYAILSNAFYQAMKEHKLIENNSKSELDFKTLLQQMPITMVDSLKGAYEIMMLKEGWPFNEPMLPEVKKEKTTEESLAGAVAVKQISWGEAMNRLLKHYLVNNNQRGALKVTEALLLNQPYDREIYVQAGKLSMNLDDYNKAAFYLKKAFDMENNLETAQSLYITMLKADKPEEAMPYLSYAASQNQSNFPLSQLQLFVQQLIALKSRYQHDTTNINLSNQLAAGYLQFANTAAASKYINKSLRLDSDNGVALQLKKQVQAILAK; from the coding sequence ATGAGTAATCACGTGCCTTCCGTTCAAACGGATCAGCCAGTTAAAATTCCGGTAAATAAAAAGCGGTTATTGCTTTTTAAGGTAATGGCTTTGCTGGTGCCTTTTCTGCTGTTGTTACTGCTGGAAGGCTATTTAAGGCTAATTGGCTACGGACATGATTTAAGTTTGTTCGTGGAAGATCCTCAGAAAAAAGGCTTTTTAGTAATGAATAAACATGCTTCGGAGAAATATTTTACCAAAGCCGAAAATGCTACCATTGGCAACCAGGAAATATTCCGGCAGGTAAAAACACCGGGCACTTTCCGGGTATTTGTACTCGGCGAATCAACTACCATTGGGTATCCTTACTTTTATAATGGTTCCTTTCACCGGTGGCTGCAATACCGGTTGATGCACACCTTTCCGGAGAAAAACTTTGAAATTATTAATGTGTCTTTAACCGCAGTAAACTCCTACACGGTTTTAGGATTTGCCCGGGAAATAGTAAATTTTGAGCCGGATGCTGTTTTAGTTTATACCGGGCATAACGAATATTACGGCGCCTTAGGGGTAGGGTCTACCAGTACCATTGCGAGTAACCCGTACTTGGTGCGGTTCATACTAAAGCTCCGGGAATTTCGGTTAACCCAATTAATTTCCCAAATAGTTATGGGAATTAAAAAGTCGTTAACCATTCAGAAAGTAGACTTACGGGAAAACTTAATGAAACGCATGGCCGCCCGGCAGCAAATTGTATATAACTCCAAAGAATATAACTTAGGAGTGGAGCAATTTAAAACCAATGTGAATGCTCTTTGCCGGTTATTAAGCCAGCACCATGTTCCGGTTTTTATCAGTAATCTGGTAAGTAATGAAAAAGATTTAAAGCCTTTTATCAGCTTGCCAGGTAATTCAGCTAAATCTGCTCAGTACCTGTATCAACAAGCCACGGATGCTTATAACCAAAAAAATTTTAAGAAAGCGAAGCAGTTATATATCCAGGCCAAAGAAATGGATTTACTCCGTTTCCGGGCACCCGAAGCCTTGAACCTATTTATTCAGGAATTACCTGCCAAATATCCGGGAGTACATCTGGTAGATGCCAAAAAATCTTTTGAGCAGCATTCGCCGCAGGGCATTATTGGTAAAGAAACCATCCTGGAACACGTTCATCCGAATTTATATGGCTATGCCATTCTTTCAAATGCTTTTTACCAAGCTATGAAAGAGCATAAACTAATAGAAAATAACTCAAAAAGCGAGCTTGATTTTAAGACTCTTTTGCAGCAAATGCCCATTACCATGGTAGATTCATTAAAAGGTGCTTACGAAATAATGATGCTCAAAGAAGGCTGGCCCTTTAATGAACCCATGCTGCCCGAGGTAAAAAAAGAAAAAACTACGGAAGAAAGTCTGGCCGGGGCTGTAGCGGTAAAACAAATTTCGTGGGGCGAGGCAATGAACCGCTTATTAAAGCATTATTTAGTAAATAATAATCAACGGGGAGCCTTAAAAGTAACAGAAGCTTTATTGTTAAATCAACCCTACGACCGGGAAATTTACGTGCAAGCTGGTAAATTAAGCATGAACCTGGATGATTATAACAAAGCAGCTTTTTACCTGAAAAAAGCTTTTGACATGGAAAATAATCTGGAAACCGCGCAAAGCTTGTATATTACTATGTTGAAAGCAGATAAACCAGAGGAAGCAATGCCTTATCTAAGTTATGCGGCTAGCCAGAATCAATCTAATTTTCCTTTATCTCAGTTGCAATTGTTTGTGCAGCAATTAATTGCCTTGAAGAGCCGCTACCAACACGATACTACCAATATTAACTTAAGCAACCAGTTAGCCGCGGGCTATTTACAGTTCGCCAATACGGCAGCGGCATCCAAATACATAAATAAATCGCTTCGGCTGGATTCTGATAATGGAGTGGCACTGCAATTAAAAAAACAAGTTCAGGCGATACTTGCCAAATAA
- a CDS encoding carbamoyltransferase family protein translates to MTKLTVILGISAFYHDSAAALIIDGEIIAAAQEERFTRVKNDASFPKNAISYVLAEARLQLEDITEVAFYDKPFLKFERLLETYHAVAPAGLQSFLKAIPVWIKDKLFMKRLIRKELSALGKLAAPILFTEHHLSHAASAFYPSPFQEAAILTIDGVGEWTTTSLGKGSGNSIEILKELHFPHSLGLLYSAFTFYLGFKVNSGEYKMMGLAPYGHPKSKQTLLFIQKIKEKLLDIRPNGSFLLNMAYFRFASDLQMTHDQKWQGLFNIPRRQPESEINQTHMNLALAIQIVTEEVILLLAKTMKQITGSKNLVMAGGVALNCVANARIVEAKLFEEVWVQPAAGDAGGALGAALAVYYLNQPEKTRVSQKPDAMQGAYLGPVYSDKQIARALLKFNIKAEVIESRDLLLKKTAQNLKSGKVVGWFQGRMEFGPRALGNRSILADASNSQMQQRLNEKIKLREGFRPFAPSVRVEDVTRYFEWEGLSPYMLLVAPVKNNIRTPEPPEYHTLPLYNRLSHPRSSIPAVTHLNYTARLQTVTQTTNPLFYDLLTEFFILTGTGVLVNTSFNVRGEPIVCTPEDALRCYLKTDMDCLVLGNYILEKN, encoded by the coding sequence ATGACGAAACTAACCGTTATACTGGGAATATCGGCTTTTTACCACGACAGTGCGGCTGCTTTAATTATCGACGGAGAAATTATTGCCGCAGCCCAGGAGGAACGCTTTACCCGCGTTAAGAACGATGCTTCGTTTCCCAAGAATGCCATTTCCTACGTTTTGGCAGAAGCCAGATTGCAACTGGAAGATATAACCGAAGTGGCTTTTTATGATAAACCTTTCTTGAAGTTTGAGCGCTTATTAGAAACTTACCATGCCGTAGCACCCGCGGGATTACAAAGTTTTCTGAAAGCCATTCCGGTCTGGATTAAAGACAAGTTGTTTATGAAGCGGCTGATTAGGAAAGAACTCTCTGCTCTCGGGAAATTAGCGGCCCCGATTTTATTTACGGAACATCATTTATCCCATGCTGCCAGTGCTTTTTATCCATCTCCTTTTCAGGAAGCGGCTATTTTAACTATTGATGGAGTAGGAGAGTGGACCACTACATCTTTGGGGAAAGGTTCGGGCAATTCTATCGAGATACTGAAAGAATTACATTTTCCTCATTCCCTGGGTTTGTTGTATTCCGCTTTTACTTTTTACCTGGGTTTTAAGGTAAATAGCGGCGAATATAAAATGATGGGGCTGGCACCCTATGGTCATCCTAAAAGTAAGCAAACTTTACTTTTTATTCAGAAAATAAAAGAAAAGCTTTTGGATATACGGCCAAATGGCTCCTTTTTGTTAAATATGGCCTACTTCCGGTTTGCCAGTGATTTACAAATGACTCACGACCAAAAATGGCAAGGCTTATTTAATATTCCCCGTCGCCAACCCGAATCAGAAATTAACCAGACCCACATGAATTTGGCGCTGGCTATTCAAATCGTAACGGAGGAAGTAATTCTTCTATTGGCAAAAACAATGAAGCAAATTACCGGAAGTAAAAATTTAGTAATGGCCGGTGGAGTAGCTTTAAATTGTGTAGCTAATGCCCGAATTGTGGAGGCTAAATTATTTGAAGAAGTTTGGGTGCAACCAGCCGCCGGGGACGCGGGTGGTGCTTTGGGCGCTGCTTTAGCGGTTTATTATTTAAACCAACCCGAAAAAACGCGGGTTTCCCAAAAACCAGATGCCATGCAGGGAGCCTATTTAGGTCCGGTTTATTCAGATAAACAAATTGCCCGAGCATTATTAAAATTCAATATAAAAGCAGAAGTAATTGAATCAAGGGATTTATTACTTAAAAAAACCGCTCAAAATTTAAAAAGTGGGAAAGTAGTAGGTTGGTTTCAGGGCAGAATGGAATTTGGGCCGCGGGCTTTAGGCAATCGCAGTATTCTGGCTGATGCCTCTAATTCCCAAATGCAACAACGCCTGAATGAAAAGATCAAGCTTCGGGAAGGATTCCGACCCTTTGCACCTAGCGTAAGGGTAGAAGATGTTACAAGGTATTTTGAGTGGGAAGGCTTATCTCCTTATATGTTACTAGTGGCTCCCGTAAAAAATAACATCCGTACTCCGGAGCCACCGGAGTATCATACATTACCCTTGTACAACCGATTGTCGCACCCCCGTTCTTCTATTCCAGCAGTCACACATTTAAATTATACGGCACGTCTGCAAACGGTTACCCAAACTACCAATCCGCTATTTTATGATTTGCTTACCGAATTCTTTATCTTAACTGGCACCGGTGTTTTAGTTAATACTAGTTTTAATGTAAGAGGTGAGCCTATTGTTTGTACCCCGGAGGATGCCCTGCGATGCTATCTTAAAACGGATATGGATTGCTTGGTTCTGGGTAACTATATTTTAGAGAAAAATTAA
- a CDS encoding DUF5989 family protein: protein MEFIQEFWLFLRTRKRYWLFPLILLLLLLGALTLITGGSALAPFIYSLF, encoded by the coding sequence TTGGAATTTATACAAGAATTCTGGCTTTTTCTTCGAACCCGTAAAAGATACTGGTTATTCCCTTTAATTTTATTGCTTCTTTTACTTGGCGCTTTAACTTTAATTACTGGTGGTTCGGCCCTGGCCCCCTTCATTTACAGCCTTTTTTAA
- a CDS encoding xanthine dehydrogenase family protein molybdopterin-binding subunit: MEKDFFFDKKQNNPISRVDGRAKVTGTATYAAEHKVPNLVYGFLVGSTIAKGRIKSLDTKSAEQAPGVLAVITHVNAPKIPGYQTGKDPSKPPTAGQPLRIFYNNEILYYDQPIALIIADSYERALFAAKLVKAQYEKEAHQTNLKTNLSKARIPSGPRKEDYNRGEADAYKNAPVKIEQEYYHPVEVHNPMELGSIIARWDGPDKVTVYTKTQGVESTRNSIKDAFKLNPENITVQAEHIGGAFGMGLRTWPYEIAAIMGAQKVGKPLKLVLHREQMFTNVGYRPETIQKVSMGATADGKLVGITHEATANTSTYEEFTEATVNITQFMYACPNVATRYRLVPLNVCTPIWMRGPGEATGAFALESAMDELAHELKLDPIEFRLRNHSDTDPEHNRPWSSKHLKECYQMGAEKIGWKDRQLQPKMVKDGDWLIGYGMGTGSFGAMRWVATVKGKLQPDGKLLLQCSVNDMGPGTATMMTVVASEAMGLAPDKITIQMGSTKLPPGPMQGGSNVTSTVGSAVHDVCAELKQQIAALASKTGSVFHKAKNPDVKAEDLIFSDNSIALKKNPSVKVSYIDLFRQNNLPALELTKESKGQEQPYSMYSFSVHFVKLRVHPATGRIKIDHVVSCADAGTIVSPKTAASQMIGGAVGGIGMALMEELVVDHRFGRPINNNLADYHVPVNADIPPIDVLFVNKKDPFTNPMGSKGLGEIALVGMAPAIANAVFNATGKRIRSLPITPDKLIEV, encoded by the coding sequence ATGGAAAAGGATTTCTTCTTCGATAAGAAACAAAACAATCCTATTAGCCGGGTAGATGGCCGAGCCAAAGTAACCGGAACGGCTACCTATGCTGCCGAACACAAAGTACCCAACCTAGTTTATGGATTTTTAGTAGGCAGTACCATTGCTAAAGGTCGGATTAAAAGCTTGGATACTAAAAGTGCCGAACAGGCACCTGGGGTATTAGCAGTTATTACGCATGTAAATGCCCCCAAAATACCGGGCTACCAAACCGGGAAAGATCCTTCTAAACCACCTACTGCCGGACAGCCTTTACGCATTTTTTACAATAATGAAATATTATATTACGATCAACCCATTGCGTTAATCATTGCCGATTCTTACGAACGGGCATTGTTTGCCGCCAAATTGGTGAAAGCACAATACGAAAAAGAAGCGCACCAAACTAATCTCAAAACTAACCTGAGTAAAGCCAGAATTCCATCAGGTCCGCGGAAAGAAGATTATAACCGAGGGGAAGCAGATGCTTATAAAAATGCCCCCGTGAAAATAGAGCAGGAATATTACCATCCCGTGGAAGTGCACAACCCCATGGAACTGGGAAGCATTATTGCCCGTTGGGATGGCCCCGATAAAGTAACTGTGTATACCAAAACCCAGGGTGTAGAATCTACCCGGAATTCCATCAAGGATGCTTTTAAATTAAATCCGGAAAATATTACGGTGCAAGCGGAGCACATTGGCGGTGCTTTTGGGATGGGCTTGCGCACCTGGCCCTACGAAATTGCAGCTATTATGGGGGCTCAAAAAGTAGGCAAGCCCCTGAAATTAGTTTTACACCGGGAACAGATGTTTACCAACGTAGGGTATCGTCCGGAAACTATTCAAAAAGTAAGCATGGGCGCTACTGCGGATGGGAAACTAGTTGGTATCACCCACGAAGCTACGGCGAACACTTCGACTTATGAAGAATTTACCGAAGCTACCGTAAATATTACCCAGTTTATGTATGCTTGTCCGAACGTGGCCACCCGTTACCGGCTGGTACCCTTAAACGTTTGTACGCCTATCTGGATGAGAGGACCAGGCGAAGCAACCGGCGCTTTTGCCCTGGAGTCTGCCATGGACGAACTGGCGCATGAATTAAAATTAGACCCCATTGAATTTCGCTTGCGTAATCACTCTGATACTGATCCGGAGCACAACCGGCCCTGGTCGAGCAAACACTTGAAAGAATGTTACCAGATGGGAGCTGAGAAAATTGGCTGGAAAGATCGGCAGCTACAACCCAAAATGGTTAAAGACGGCGACTGGCTGATAGGTTACGGTATGGGTACCGGCTCATTTGGGGCCATGCGCTGGGTAGCCACCGTAAAAGGAAAACTGCAACCAGATGGCAAGTTGTTGTTACAATGTTCGGTAAACGATATGGGTCCGGGTACAGCTACGATGATGACCGTCGTTGCCTCGGAAGCAATGGGTTTAGCACCCGATAAAATTACTATACAAATGGGAAGCACCAAGTTGCCACCCGGCCCGATGCAAGGAGGATCTAACGTTACCTCAACAGTAGGTTCGGCTGTACACGATGTTTGTGCCGAATTGAAACAGCAGATTGCCGCCCTAGCCAGCAAAACAGGTAGCGTTTTTCATAAAGCCAAGAATCCTGATGTAAAAGCAGAAGACTTAATTTTCTCTGACAATAGCATAGCTTTAAAGAAAAATCCTTCCGTTAAAGTTTCGTACATCGATCTGTTCCGGCAAAACAATTTACCTGCCCTGGAGCTTACCAAAGAATCCAAAGGTCAGGAACAGCCTTATTCCATGTATTCGTTCTCAGTACATTTTGTAAAACTTAGGGTTCATCCCGCCACTGGCCGGATTAAAATTGACCACGTGGTGTCCTGTGCAGATGCAGGCACTATTGTTAGCCCGAAAACAGCGGCCAGTCAAATGATAGGTGGGGCCGTAGGTGGTATTGGCATGGCCTTAATGGAAGAACTGGTAGTAGATCACCGCTTTGGCCGACCTATTAACAACAACCTAGCCGATTACCATGTGCCGGTCAATGCCGATATTCCCCCGATAGATGTGTTATTCGTGAATAAAAAAGATCCTTTTACCAATCCCATGGGTTCGAAAGGCCTGGGAGAAATTGCCTTGGTGGGTATGGCACCGGCTATTGCCAACGCCGTATTCAATGCCACCGGCAAACGCATCCGATCTTTACCAATTACCCCGGATAAGCTGATAGAAGTATAA
- a CDS encoding SxtJ family membrane protein, with protein MLKIFPEVTKKQVVETGVLLVAVFLLVGLYQHKYFWFQLALVGSVLILLVPPIFYPLARIWFALGQVLNRISSVVLLTLLFIVIVIPIATLKRIFGKDTLQLRKFKKDKESVFIERNHTFTLSDIQYPF; from the coding sequence ATGCTTAAAATATTTCCGGAAGTTACTAAAAAGCAAGTTGTTGAAACCGGAGTTTTACTCGTAGCGGTGTTTTTATTGGTGGGCCTATACCAACATAAATATTTTTGGTTTCAATTAGCTTTAGTTGGTTCCGTATTAATTTTACTGGTGCCTCCAATATTTTATCCGCTGGCTCGCATCTGGTTTGCGCTAGGGCAGGTCTTAAACCGGATTTCCTCGGTTGTACTTTTAACTTTACTTTTTATTGTAATTGTTATCCCAATTGCTACCCTGAAAAGGATTTTTGGGAAAGACACCCTGCAGTTAAGAAAATTTAAAAAAGATAAAGAATCTGTTTTTATAGAACGGAATCATACTTTTACTCTTTCCGACATACAATATCCATTTTAA
- a CDS encoding (2Fe-2S)-binding protein: MAPEKSPKPQQEVQQPDEGRRNFLKQSSLLTALAVAPPSLLKAAELRWDEKAVSYFEKVPLSLEVNGKAQQLTVEPRVTLLDLLREQLAQTGTKKGCDHGQCGACTVHVDGKRVLSCLSLAVMQDGKKVTTIEGLANVDQLHPMQESFIKHDGFQCGYCTPGQIMSGIACIREGHANSEDEIREYMSGNICRCGAYPNIVKAITEVKQGGQKV, translated from the coding sequence ATGGCTCCTGAAAAATCACCCAAACCGCAACAAGAAGTCCAGCAGCCCGATGAAGGACGGAGAAACTTTTTAAAGCAATCTTCCCTTCTGACCGCTCTTGCTGTGGCTCCTCCTTCTTTATTAAAAGCCGCTGAATTAAGATGGGACGAAAAAGCAGTTTCTTATTTTGAGAAGGTACCCCTTTCCCTGGAAGTAAATGGCAAGGCTCAACAATTAACAGTTGAGCCCAGGGTTACCCTGCTCGACTTGCTACGGGAGCAACTGGCACAAACCGGCACTAAAAAAGGCTGCGACCATGGGCAGTGCGGGGCTTGCACGGTGCATGTAGATGGGAAGCGGGTACTTTCCTGCTTATCGCTGGCCGTAATGCAGGATGGCAAAAAAGTAACTACCATTGAGGGTTTAGCCAACGTAGATCAACTGCATCCTATGCAGGAATCCTTTATTAAACACGACGGTTTTCAGTGCGGCTATTGCACCCCCGGGCAGATAATGTCTGGGATTGCCTGTATCCGGGAAGGCCATGCCAATTCCGAAGATGAGATACGCGAATACATGAGCGGTAATATTTGCCGCTGCGGCGCTTATCCCAACATTGTGAAAGCCATTACAGAGGTTAAACAGGGAGGGCAAAAAGTATGA
- a CDS encoding FAD binding domain-containing protein has protein sequence MINFEYSRVSTPKAAVDALVKESKAQWIAGGTNLVDLMKKGVTIPEKLIDINNLPLKEIKKEGNKLHIGALALNSEVAENELVRKEQPLLSLALQAGASQQIRNMATVGGNMMQRTRCPYFYNTDMPCNKREPGTGCGALKGFNRMHAIFGTSENCIAVHPSDMCIALVALDATVLVTGPRGDRRIPFQNFHRLPGDTPQKDNTLERGELITGIEIPDNSFKEHVHYLKVRDRTSYAFTLVSVAVAVDLQGDTIKDVRLSMGGVAHKPWRLTEAEIFLKGKTASEATFRQAAELALKGAHGYGHNNFKLKLAPNTVVEALKTATRKA, from the coding sequence ATGATTAATTTTGAATACAGTCGGGTTTCCACTCCCAAAGCAGCAGTAGATGCCCTGGTAAAAGAAAGTAAGGCGCAATGGATTGCTGGCGGCACTAACCTGGTGGACTTGATGAAAAAAGGCGTAACTATTCCGGAAAAGCTCATCGATATCAACAACCTGCCTTTAAAAGAAATAAAAAAAGAAGGCAATAAGCTACATATTGGGGCTCTGGCTCTTAACAGCGAGGTGGCCGAGAATGAATTGGTGCGAAAGGAACAGCCCTTACTATCTTTAGCACTGCAGGCGGGTGCTTCGCAGCAAATCCGGAACATGGCTACCGTGGGCGGTAATATGATGCAGCGTACCCGCTGTCCTTATTTTTACAATACGGATATGCCCTGCAACAAAAGAGAACCTGGAACCGGTTGCGGCGCCTTAAAAGGGTTTAACCGGATGCACGCTATCTTCGGAACTTCGGAAAATTGCATTGCCGTTCACCCTAGCGATATGTGCATTGCCTTGGTGGCCTTAGATGCTACCGTACTCGTGACCGGACCTAGAGGGGACCGCCGTATTCCATTTCAAAACTTCCACCGCTTACCCGGCGACACGCCGCAAAAGGACAATACCCTGGAAAGAGGCGAATTAATTACGGGTATCGAAATACCGGATAACTCTTTTAAAGAACACGTGCATTACTTAAAAGTCCGGGACCGTACGTCTTATGCCTTTACCTTAGTGTCGGTAGCTGTTGCTGTAGATTTACAGGGAGATACCATTAAGGATGTTCGGTTAAGCATGGGTGGAGTCGCGCACAAACCGTGGCGCCTGACGGAAGCAGAAATTTTTTTAAAGGGAAAAACAGCTTCTGAGGCCACATTCCGGCAAGCCGCGGAACTGGCCCTGAAAGGCGCACATGGATATGGGCACAACAACTTTAAACTAAAACTAGCCCCGAACACCGTAGTAGAGGCATTGAAAACAGCTACCAGAAAAGCATAA
- a CDS encoding RagB/SusD family nutrient uptake outer membrane protein yields MLRYIRKFTKSAVFLLLISVTACKDDFVEVNNPGALSTSNYPGSINDLQQLLTGLYATQHSGGLYGHNLLGKAIGCWDHTVDLSWQGTATWIALAQNNTQPNDGFLFETWRDTWKGVQRANTLLTSIEAYRPKSLPAEQAALNEIKGQAQFLRAWYYYYLISIWGESFIINGQGGEKLGVPIITEAASGLDQTQVPRATVKEVWDFIISDLKSAETLLAGKTWTALNEKHKVSTWAVKGFLGKAYVYTQDWNNAKTYLKDVIDNSGKSLEPFDVYKDMFNGKNEFNSESLFEVNLNSDMTTWGAGDVSAGSSIGMVLAPTYVGDNGSAAASAWSNVFPHAKNIARFGFNEGHYFKPGTTQANATNVDPEYVARSLKVRQDKTVDPRLWVSCQQPYVDSMIVAGKKRAISHYLDITEINMEAWSFRKFVNLTGAESEINMNNPSNFYWLRLADVYLLYAETLLNSGDNATALEYINKVKRRAYSYPVDGASPVDYQTLADKTEATDPVLGNDPLKYERWAEFFGEGNWWFDVRRWQIGDKEASYYQRVRGGAIEWAPTDYAQPIPVQELNANTKITQNPGY; encoded by the coding sequence ATGCTTCGATATATAAGAAAATTTACTAAATCAGCGGTTTTTCTGCTGCTCATCAGCGTAACCGCTTGTAAGGATGATTTTGTGGAAGTAAACAACCCGGGAGCTCTTTCCACGAGTAATTATCCCGGCTCCATCAATGACTTGCAGCAACTACTAACGGGTTTGTACGCCACTCAACATTCCGGCGGTTTATATGGCCATAATTTACTGGGTAAAGCCATTGGCTGCTGGGACCACACCGTAGATTTAAGCTGGCAAGGTACGGCTACCTGGATTGCTTTAGCCCAGAACAATACCCAGCCCAACGACGGCTTTCTTTTTGAAACCTGGCGGGACACCTGGAAAGGAGTACAAAGAGCCAATACCTTACTAACCAGCATTGAAGCGTATCGCCCTAAATCTTTACCTGCGGAGCAGGCTGCCTTAAACGAAATTAAAGGCCAGGCGCAGTTCCTTCGGGCCTGGTATTATTATTATCTCATTTCTATCTGGGGCGAGTCTTTTATCATAAATGGCCAGGGAGGTGAAAAATTAGGCGTTCCTATCATTACAGAAGCCGCCTCCGGACTGGATCAAACCCAGGTTCCCCGCGCTACCGTCAAGGAAGTTTGGGATTTTATTATTAGTGATTTAAAAAGCGCCGAAACTTTACTGGCGGGCAAAACCTGGACCGCCTTGAATGAAAAACATAAAGTAAGTACCTGGGCCGTAAAGGGCTTTTTAGGAAAAGCCTATGTCTATACTCAGGATTGGAACAATGCCAAAACCTACCTGAAAGATGTAATTGATAACAGTGGTAAAAGCTTAGAGCCCTTTGATGTGTATAAAGACATGTTTAACGGTAAAAACGAGTTTAACTCCGAATCCTTATTTGAAGTGAACCTAAACTCTGACATGACTACCTGGGGCGCCGGCGATGTCTCGGCAGGTTCCAGTATCGGAATGGTTTTAGCGCCCACCTATGTAGGAGATAATGGCAGTGCGGCGGCTTCGGCGTGGTCCAACGTTTTTCCGCACGCCAAAAACATTGCCCGATTTGGGTTTAACGAAGGTCATTACTTTAAACCGGGTACTACCCAGGCCAATGCTACCAATGTTGATCCGGAATATGTGGCCCGGTCTTTAAAAGTGCGTCAGGATAAAACAGTAGACCCCCGGCTTTGGGTTTCCTGCCAGCAACCTTACGTAGATAGTATGATTGTAGCCGGTAAAAAACGAGCCATTTCACACTACTTGGATATTACTGAAATTAACATGGAGGCCTGGAGTTTCCGCAAGTTTGTTAACCTGACCGGGGCAGAAAGTGAAATCAACATGAATAATCCGTCTAACTTTTACTGGTTGCGCCTGGCCGATGTATACCTGTTATACGCCGAAACTTTACTAAATTCCGGCGATAATGCCACGGCTTTGGAATACATTAATAAAGTAAAACGCCGGGCTTACAGTTATCCGGTAGACGGAGCATCACCGGTAGATTACCAAACTTTAGCGGATAAAACCGAAGCCACTGATCCGGTTTTGGGCAACGATCCGTTAAAGTACGAGCGCTGGGCTGAATTTTTTGGCGAAGGGAACTGGTGGTTTGATGTACGCCGCTGGCAAATTGGCGATAAGGAAGCAAGTTATTACCAGCGGGTGCGAGGCGGCGCTATTGAATGGGCTCCTACCGATTATGCGCAACCTATTCCGGTTCAGGAGTTAAATGCCAACACCAAAATTACCCAGAACCCCGGTTATTAA